One window from the genome of Molothrus ater isolate BHLD 08-10-18 breed brown headed cowbird chromosome 5, BPBGC_Mater_1.1, whole genome shotgun sequence encodes:
- the CRY1 gene encoding cryptochrome-1 — translation MGVNAVHWFRKGLRLHDNPALRECIQGADTVRCVYILDPWFAGSSNVGINRWRFLLQCLEDLDANLRKLNSRLFVIRGQPADVFPRLFKEWNIAKLSIEYDSEPFGKERDAAIKKLASEAGVEVIVRISHTLYDLDKIIELNGGQPPLTYKRFQTLISRMEPLEMPVETITPEVMKKCTTPVSDDHDEKYGVPSLEELGFDTDGLPSAVWPGGETEALTRLERHLERKAWVANFERPRMNANSLLASPTGLSPYLRFGCLSCRLFYFKLTDLYKKVKKNSSPPLSLYGQLLWREFFYTAATNNPRFDKMEGNPICVQIPWDKNPEALAKWAEGRTGFPWIDAIMTQLRQEGWIHHLARHAVACFLTRGDLWISWEEGMKVFEELLLDADWSVNAGSWMWLSCSSFFQQFFHCYCPVGFGRRTDPNGDYIRRYLPVLRGFPAKYIYDPWNAPESIQKAAKCIIGVNYPKPMVNHAEASRLNIERMKQIYQQLSRYRGLGLLATVPSNPNGNGNGGLMGYSPGESISGCGSTGGAQLGTGDGHSVVQSCALGDSHTGTSGIQQQGYCQASSILHYAHGDNQQSHLLQAGRTALGTGISAGKRPNPEEETQSVGPKVQRQSTN, via the exons ATTCCTGCTTCAGTGTCTTGAGGATCTTGATGCCAATCTGCGGAAACTGAATTCACGTTTGTTTGTTATCCGTGGACAGCCAGCAGATGTTTTCCCCAGGCTTTTTAAG GAATGGAACATTGCAAAACTTTCTATTGAATATGATTCCGAACCatttgggaaggaaagagaTGCAGCTATCAAGAAGCTGGCTAGTGAAGCTGGAGTAGAGGTCATTGTTCGGATTTCACATACATTGTATGACCTGGACAA aataatagaatTAAATGGAGGACAGCCTCCTCTTACTTACAAGCGATTTCAGACCCTAATTAGTAGAATGGAACCCCTGGAGATGCCTGTGGAGACTATAACCCCAgaagtaatgaaaaaatgtaCTACTCCAGTTTCTGATGACCATGATGAGAAATATGGTGTGCCATCACTTGAAGAGCTGG GTTTTGACACAGATGGTCTGCCTTCTGCAGTATGGCCAGGAGGAGAAACTGAAGCTCTCACACGCTTAGAAAGACATTTAGAACGAAAG gcTTGGGTAGCCAACTTTGAAAGACCACGAATGAATGCAAATTCCCTTCTGGCAAGCCCTACGGGGCTTAGTCCCTACCTTCGCTTTGGCTGTTTGTCCTGTCGGCTCTTTTATTTCAAGTTAACGGATCTGTACAAAAAG GTAAAAAAGAAcagctcccctcccctctccctctaTGGCCAGCTGTTATGGCGTGAATTTTTCTACACAGCGGCAACTAACAATCCACGGTTTGATAAAATGGAGGGGAATCCTATCTGTGTTCAAATTCCATGGGATAAGAATCCTGAGGCTTTGGCCAAATGGGCAGAAGGCAGGACAGGTTTTCCTTGGATTGATGCGATTATGACACAACTTCGTCAGGAAGGTTGGATTCACCATTTAGCCCGGCATGCTGTAGCGTGCTTTTTGACTCGAGGTGACCTCTGGATCAGCTGGGAAGAAGGAATGAAG GTCTTTGAAGAGCTGTTACTTGATGCAGATTGGAGTGTGAATGCTGGAAGCTGGATGTGGCTATCCTGTAGTTCATTCTTTCAACAGTTTTTTCACTGCTACTGCCCAGTGGGATTTGGCAGAAGAACTGACCCAAATGGGGATTATATCAG acGTTATTTGCCGGTACTTAGAGGTTTCCCTGCAAAATACATCTATGATCCTTGGAATGCCCCAGAGAGCATCCAGAAGGCTGCAAAATGTATTATAGGAGTAAATTATCCCAAACCAATGGTAAACCATGCAGAGGCAAGCCGTCTGAATATTGAGAGGATGAAACAGATCTACCAGCAGCTTTCACGATACAGAGGACTGG GTCTTCTTGCAACTGTGCCTTCTAATCCAAACGGAAATGGAAATGGTGGCCTAATGGGCTATTCACCAGGAGAAAGCATTTCTGGTTGTGGTAGTACCGGAG gagctcagctTGGAACTGGTGATGGCCATTCTGTTGTTCAGTCATGTGCCCTGGGAGACTCTCATACAGGAACAAGTGGAATTCAGCAGCAAG GTTACTGTCAAGCAAGTAGTATCTTACACTATGCTCATGGAGACAATCAGCAATCACACTTATTGCAAGCAG GAAGAACCGCCCTTGGTACTGGCATTAGTGCAGGGAAACGCCCAAATCCAGAAGAAGAAACTCAGAGCGTTGGACCAAAAGTCCAGCGACAGAGCACAAATTAA